From the genome of Fusarium keratoplasticum isolate Fu6.1 chromosome 11, whole genome shotgun sequence, one region includes:
- a CDS encoding DUF676 domain-containing protein has protein sequence MSLRRSATRRAQASSDAAGPRQKRGLADVQQGIKQLHPEPGSDKETDIDIVFVPGLGAHPIDSWKSGTTKFNWAVDKEGIIKDFPNARVLLYMYESAWMGGFKVKQFLGNLASTLLDGLDGIRNDSKKSNPIVFIGHSMGGLVIAKAICIAESRKNIYPHLFEDITGCAVFGTPFKGAQAASMAVMLSYIGEKMDKAEPSKLLELMRPDDEGLNELRRDFVRAVGELHPKIALFGFWEEHKTQFSDLGPVPEFIKRLGIPLPKNLAEFVTRDSAILDCMDSMGLAANHRDLVKFESSKDLRYALIRSPLKRLINGAALVVKNRRKSTRPIDWDLFNKAMDALDGARVWKKRDEIDKKTAPSSWIPDEPEYVGWLSKDGGTLIPQPHGSEPLKQGECLWIRGPDGRGKTSATLAALKGIDHMIQAGADKPSVPILLAYFLCDSTPDYGTAEELVKSLLWQLIRRDEYLASHAEFLVGKTDKVKPKVQPLLTVENLWQVLQDILADKTLSGTSIYLVINNLEALPDSGSTSTLLSLLNAEVENMVGRHAKVRWLITSGESYRIAQALKGRSLRLIDLEDKKYSDQVQLELRNHAAEKVSALVKEKDYSKALAYFVSSLIGKRAQNTQWIDITCVHLQELPHKTDLQVRLQLEVVPQELDALLNFAWQQVFDVNRARVAEIKEMLRVLVLTQEDPTEQELALLAGLDSPAEQAELHDLVSKCKPLLSIKPTTRSETTVCFIDAVVKKHLLENSRRMLGLSEEDIKLQHGMLGLRAFGHVMKALKDLDSTELDEGDDAGQNDQFSDDEPDGGDDEDDDDDDDGEEEEEEDEDEDEDEEAPEIKDKAHGYAVKYWLHHASQATTDIADDLSREAEFWKKDSVIRRRWLTEHHRLTDSFKNWERAELTGLHVASAIGFRGLVAALLKNGYDDEKNMRDSLCYTPLHFAAAFGQTDIIEELLNKGASIDDGKEDDLQTPLHQAAAKGNVKAMVMLLERGADPNASCDTFGRVINAAVDSGNCDAVRVLVEKDVSLEGEDSEEEEEEDGDDEEENKQPGDEAEDDNEDEDDDNEDDDNDDEDDEEEFIRSPLALAALRSDLTMFEFLIKNYSEKLPPKEFNKALVKAAESGRLEAFNHLFDSYEHPQETFQRALEGAAYEEKWDILAILLEKRPGLNCDQPFLNAAEGDDGDQAIRSIEAMWEYTNGSISAEQLDKSLYQATDFQNEKTVQLLLRFGASPDATGEVYGNALTAAAYDGTKDIVNMLLDAKADINSPNGWALQTAAAEGHMEIVELLLKRGADVNALTTNDNMSSGTALQAAVEAGNGDIVALLLEHGADPNLGGGSLTCPIIAAANNGEKEILERLINAKADVNRLGGEYNSTPLTYAAMYLPQESLRSILDAGADINFADDDGDTPLILAARSPDAKSVQFLLDRGADVLLRNNSNDNALDVAVGTEDLDCIKAVAQHVSAIMEALSVAMEGGDPAVTAVVRSVENRKQELNYDEPIPEEDENEEEDEDEDEEEKEEEETQRPTEPVAELEGAAAATGGENEQFSSRPASEVKSFDSTSTLVPDEAGGSGSQTPDSAAALRNSYQAPQPGFAPIRRKPITGARPSPYRPYQPPGDVTQQPGSEQNQYFAYRPGAQPEPAPPQAPEQAPQWPPNPAGVAEQISGSDRKEHRSSFFGMKAPWSGERYS, from the exons ATGTCGCTTCGTCGGTCGGCAACTCGCAGAGCCCAGGCTAGCAGTGACGCTGCTGGCCCAAGGCAAAAGAGGGGGCTGGCGGATGTTCAGCAGGGAATCAAGCAACTCCACCCCGAACCAGGCTCCGACAAGGAGACAGATATTGA CATCGTCTTTGTCCCTGGTCTTGGCGCCCATCCAATAGACAGCTGGAAGTCTGGAACGACGAAATTTAACTGGGCCGTTGACAAAGAGGGAATTATCAAGGACTTTCCCAATGCACGCGTTTTGCTCTACATGTACGAGTCCGCTTGGATGGGTGGATTCAAAGTGAAGCAGtttcttggcaatcttgcGTCTACTCTGCTAGATGGGTTGGACGGGATAAGAAAT GATTCCAAAAAGTCAAACCCGATTGTGTTTATCGGACATAGCATGGGAGGTCTGGTTATTGCCAAG GCCATCTGTATCGCAGAGTCCCGTAAAAACATCTACCCCCACTTGTTCGAGGATATCACCGGCTGTGCCGTCTTCGGTACCCCGTTCAAAGGTGCCCAAGCTGCTTCTATGGCCGTCATGCTCTCGTACATcggcgagaagatggacAAAGCCGAGCCATCgaagctcctcgagctgaTGAGACCTGATGATGAGGGGCTGAATGAGCTGAGGCGCGACTTTGTGAGAGCCGTGGGAGAGTTGCACCCCAAGATTGCCCTGTTTGGCTTCTGGGAAGAGCACAAGACCCAGTTCTCCGATCTCGGTCCTGTGCCGGAGTTTATCAAGCGTCTCGGGATTCCTCTACCCAAGAATCTTGCAGAGTTTGTCACCAGAGACTCGGCAATCCTGGATTGTATGGACTCCATGGGTTTGGCAGCCAACCATCGAGACTTGGTCAAGTTTGAGAGCTCCAAGGACCTTCGCTATGCCTTGATCCGAAGTCCCCTCAAGAGGTTGATCAATGGTGCCGCTTTGGTGGTCAAGAACCGTCGCAAGTCTACAAGGCCCATCGACTGGGacctcttcaacaaggccatggaTGCTCTTGATGGAGCCCGAGTATGGAAAAAGCGGGACGAGATTGACAAGAAAACTGCGCCCTCGTCATGGATACCCGATGAGCCGGAATACGTCGGCTGGCTTTCCAAGGATGGTGGCACTCTGATCCCTCAGCCTCATGGGTCCGAACCTCTTAAACAAGGAGAATGCCTCTGGATCCGTGGTCCAGATGGAAGAGGCAAGACCAGTGCCACGTTGGCAGCACTCAAGGGTATCGACCACATGATCCAGGCAGGGGCAGACAAGCCCTCAGTCCCCATTCTCCTCGCATACTTCTTGTGCGACAGTACCCCCGATTACGGCACAGCTGAGGAGCTCGTCAAGTCACTTTTGTGGCAGCTCATTAGAAGGGATGAGTACCTCGCTTCACACGCCGAGTTTCTGGTAGGCAAGACCGACAAagtcaagcccaaggtccAGCCGCTGTTGACAGTCGAAAATCTTTGGCAAGTGCTTCAAGACATTCTGGCCGATAAGACCTTGTCTGGCACAAGCATCTATCttgtcatcaacaaccttgaaGCGCTCCCGGACTCAGGCTCTACAAGCACGCTCCTGAGCTTACTCAAcgccgaggtcgagaacATGGTTGGACGACATGCGAAAGTTAGGTGGCTGATCACCAGTGGAGAGTCATATCGCATTGCACAGGCCCTCAAAGGCAGGTCCCTGAGGCTGATCGATCTGGAGGATAAAAAGTACAGCGACCAGGTTCAGTTGGAGTTGAGAAATCATGCCGCTGAGAAGGTGTCTGCCTTGGTCAAGGAAAAGGACTACAGCAAGGCTCTTGCCTACTTTGTCAGCAGCTTGATCGGCAAACGGGCCCAGAACACGCAATGGATCGATATTACATGTGTCCACCTTCAAGAGCTTCCTCACAAGACCGATCTCCAAGTCCGTCTCCAGTTGGAAGTTGTGCCTCAGGAACTCGACGCGCTTCTCAATTTTGCGTGGCAGCAGGTTTTTGATGTCAACCGCGCCAGGgttgccgagatcaaggagatgctgAGAGTCTTGGTCCTCACTCAAGAGGACCCGACAGAGCAAgagcttgctcttcttgcGGGCTTGGACTCTCCCGCGGAACAGGCAGAACTTCACGACTTGGTATCCAAGTGCAAGCCGTTGCTAAGCATCAAGCCGACTACCAGATCCGAGACTACGGTTTGCTTCATCGACGCAGTTGTCAAAAAGCACCTCTTGGAGAATTCTCGCAGGATGCTTGGATTATCAGAAGAGGACATCAAGCTACAGCACGGCATGCTTGGCCTTCGAGCATTTGGTCATGTCATGAAGGCTCTCAAAGATCTCGACAGTACTGAGCTAGATGAGGGTGATGACGCGGGCCAAAATGACCAATTCTCCGATGACGAGCCCGATGGTGgagatgacgaagatgacgatgacgatgacgatggcgaagaagaagaagaagaagatgaagatgaagatgaagatgaagaagcacCTGAGATCAAAGACAAGGCTCATGGTTACGCCGTGAAATATTGGCTTCATCACGCTAGCCAAGCCACTACCGACATTGCCGATGACTTGAGTCGAGAGGCAGAATTCTGGAAGAAGGACTCAGTCATTCGTCGCCGTTGGCTTACAGAGCATCACCGACTTACCGACTCTTTCAAGAACTGGGAACGTGCTGAGTTAACTGGTCTTCATGTGGCTTCCGCAATTGGGTTCAGAGGGTTAGTTGCAGCTCTGTTGAAGAATGGAtatgacgacgagaagaacatGAGAGACTCATTGTGTTACACCCCT CTTCACTTTGCCGCCGCATTCGGACAGACAGATATCATTGAGGAGCTCCTAAACAAGGGCGCGTCAATCGATGACGGCAAAGAAGACGACCTCCAGACTCCCCTACATCAAGCTGCAGCCAAGGGCAatgtcaaggccatggtcatGCTATTGGAAAGGGGAGCAGACCCGAATGCCAGCTGCGATACTTTTGGCAGAGTCATTAACGCTGCTGTTGACTCTGGAAACTGTGACGCCGTCAGGGTCttggttgagaaggatgtttctcttgagggagaagacagcgaggaagaggaagaagaggatggtgatgatgaggaggagaacaagcagccaggagatgaagccgaggacgacaacgaggacgaggatgacgacaatgaagacgatgacaatgatgatgaagacgacgaagaagagtTTATTCGCTCTCCACTGGCCCTGGCAGCTCTCCGGTCAGACCTGACAATGTTCGAGTTCCTCATCAAAAACTACTCGGAGAAACTTCCACCAAAAGAATTCAACAAGGCTCTCGTCAAGGCTGCAGAGAGTGGTCGTCTCGAAGCCTTCAACCATCTCTTCGACTCGTACGAGCACCCCCAAGAGACGTTCCAGAGGGCACTTGAAGGGGCGGCATACGAGGAAAAGTGGGACATTCTGGCAATCTTGCTCGAGAAGCGCCCTGGTCTGAACTGTGATCAGCCCTTCTTGAACGCggccgagggcgatgatggggatCAAGCGATTCGGTCGATAGAGGCTATGTGGGAGTATACCAACGGATCCATCTCTGCCGAGCAGTTGGATAAGTCTTTGTATCAAGCCACAGATTTTCAAAACGAAAAGACGGTTCAGCTGCTTCTTAGATTTGGAGCAAGCCCTGATGCTACCGGCGAAGT GTACGGAAATGCcttgacagcagcagcataCGACGGCACCAAAGATATCGTCAACATGCTCCTCGACGCAAAGGCTGACATCAACTCTCCCAACGGATGGGCTCTGcagactgctgctgctgagggtCACATGGAGATTGTTGAGCTGCTTCTCAAGCGTGGAGCTGACGTCAACGCATTGACTACCAACGATAACATGAGCTCAGGAACTGCTCTGCAAGCAGCCGTGGAAGCTGGAAATGGGGACATtgttgctcttcttctcgagcatGGCGCTGATCCAAACCTCGGAGGAGGCTCGCTGACATGCCCCATCATCGCAGCGGCAAACAacggagagaaagagatccTGGAGcgtctcatcaacgccaaggcTGACGTGAACCGCTTGGGAGGAGAGTATAATTCGACTCCCCTGACCTACGCAGCCATGTATCTCCCCCAAGAATCTCTACGGTCTATTCTTGATGCCGGCGCCGACATCAACTTtgccgatgacgacggcgacaCCCCGCTCATTCTGGCCGCAAGGTCGCCGGACGCCAAGTCTGTGCAGTTCTTGCTTGACCGTGGCGCTGACGTGTTGCTGAGGAATAACAGCAACGACAACGCGTTGGATGTGGCTGTGGGGACTGAGGACCTTGATTGCATTAAAGCCGTTGCCCAACACGTTTCTGCGATTATGGAGGCTTTGAGTGTTGCCATGGAGGGCGGTGATCCTGCGGTTACGGCTGTTGTTCGAAGTGTTGAGAACCGTAAGCAAGAACTTAACTATGACGAGCCAATTcctgaggaggatgagaatgaggaggaagatgaggatgaagacgaagaggagaaggaagaggaggagactcAGCGCCCTACTGAGCCAGTCGCTGAACTTGAaggagctgctgcggctACCGGGGGAGAGAATGAGCAATTCTCGAGCCGACCTGCATCCGAAGTGAAATCTTTTGACTCTACCAGCACCCTTGTGCCGGATGAAGCAGGAGGCTCAGGAAGCCAGACACCAGACAGCGCTGCAGCTTTGAGAAACAGCtatcaagctcctcagccAGGCTTCGCTCCCATCAGGAGAAAGCCCATCACCGGCGCGAGGCCCTCCCCGTACAGACCATACCAACCGCCTGGTGATGTAACCCAGCAGCCTGGATCTGAACAGAATCAGTATTTCGCCTACAGGCCAGGGGCGCAGCCAGAGCCCGCCCCACCCCAGGCTCCTGAGCAAGCGCCTCAGTGGCCACCCAACCCAGCCGGAGTGGCAGAACA GATATCTGGATCTGACAGGAAAGAGCATCGATCGTCGTTCTTTGGGATGAAGGCTCCCTGGTCAGGAGAGCGTTACTCCTAG